In the genome of Acidobacteriota bacterium, one region contains:
- a CDS encoding type II toxin-antitoxin system VapC family toxin yields the protein MKLLVDTCTFLWLAADAPELSPTARTVCRAPANEVYLSSLSAWEIAIKYRLGRLPLPEPPGRYVVHRREWLQLRPLAFDEACAAHDALLPPHHADPFDRGLVSQAILHGMTLVTPDPDIARYPAPILW from the coding sequence GTGAAGCTCCTGGTCGACACCTGCACGTTTCTCTGGTTGGCGGCCGACGCTCCCGAGTTGTCGCCGACGGCGCGCACGGTGTGCCGCGCCCCGGCGAACGAGGTCTACCTCAGCTCGCTCTCGGCGTGGGAGATCGCGATCAAGTATCGGCTCGGCCGGCTGCCGCTGCCCGAACCGCCCGGGCGCTACGTCGTCCACCGGCGCGAGTGGTTGCAACTGCGGCCATTGGCCTTCGACGAGGCCTGCGCGGCGCACGACGCGCTGCTGCCGCCGCACCACGCCGATCCGTTCGACCGGGGCCTGGTGTCGCAGGCGATCCTGCACGGGATGACTCTCGTGACGCCCGATCCCGACATCGCACGCTATCCGGCGCCGATACTCTGGTAA
- a CDS encoding type II toxin-antitoxin system prevent-host-death family antitoxin, translating to MIKVNIAEAKARLSTYLDSVEQGQTVVLCRRNVPIAEIRALPKPPAEERPVGIDRGMRVPDGFFEPLPDEILRAFGVDDEPS from the coding sequence GTGATAAAGGTCAACATCGCCGAGGCAAAGGCGCGGCTGTCGACGTATCTGGACAGCGTCGAACAGGGGCAGACCGTCGTGCTGTGTCGGCGCAACGTACCGATCGCCGAGATCCGGGCCCTTCCGAAGCCGCCGGCGGAGGAGCGACCGGTCGGCATCGATCGCGGGATGAGGGTGCCCGACGGCTTCTTCGAGCCGCTTCCGGACGAGATCCTCCGGGCGTTCGGCGTCGACGACGAGCCGTCGTGA